Genomic DNA from Acidimicrobiales bacterium:
TATGCCCGCTTCGTCGTGTACCTCGAGGACGGCGACGTCCTCATCGCATCCAACGCCGCCACCCGGGCGGCGAAGAATCGGGTTCGTCGTGCGCGGCGATGACGAGATGGTCGAGGTCGTCAGCCAGGCTGGCGCCGCCCCCTTCAACTGGCGCCGTCCCGACCGCTACCGCGCTCCGCTCGCCCAGGACCCCGCGGAGTCCAAGAGCGTGCTCGCGATCGCCGGGCGCTTCCTCCATCCGGGCGAGACGTGCGCCACGGTGGCCGCCTGGGCGACAGAGGAGGGTTACCTGACCCGGCGCGGCAACGGGTAGACGAAGCAGGCGATCTACGACCTGCTCACGCTGGCCCTGCACCGTGGCGTCCTCGGCTACCATCTCTCGCGCAAGGCCCGGAAGGCGAGGTATCTCGACGGGGCGACGGGGAGGATCGAGCCGATCATCGACGCCGCCCTGGCGCGGCGCATCGACCCGAAGCTCGCCGAAGGCCTGCGAGGGCGCAGCCGTGCCGTCCTCGCAGGCCACCACCGGCGCTTCGTCTACGTCCTGCCGGCATTGCCTGGTGGCGCTGCGGGTTCAAGGCGACCGCGCAGTATGGCGGGACCGTCCCCCAGCCCCGCTACCATCATCTGGGTTCCCATCCCTACTGCTCCCCCGAGCGCCAGAGCTACCCCGAGACCGACTACCTGCGCCATCTGGCCGACTTGGTCGACGCGGAACTTCCCGCAGACGAAGCTGTCCTGACGACGCTCCCGTCCCGCGAGCATCCGACCGTCTCGGGTGAAGGTGTAGCCCTGGCAGGCGGGGACCCACGAGGTCCGGCTGGTAGAGTCGGCCTTCTGATCCTCTGAAGCGACGGAGGCACCTGTGCCGGAGATCCGGGACGCCGACCTCACCCAGGACATCGATGCCGTCGAGCGGCTGTGGCTCGAGTACCTCTCGTGGGGCAACGACGAGGTGGAGGCGCGGCACGGGTTCCGGCTGCCGGTCAGCGAGGCGGTCGATCACGACCTCGCGACCATCGAGCGCTTCCAGCCGCCCGACGGTCGCCTCGTCCTTGCCTTCGAGGGTGACCGCGCCTTCGGCATCGGCTGCCTGCGCCGGATCGGACCGGACACAGCCGAGATCAAGCGGATGTACGTTGAACCCGACCATCGGCGGGCGGGCGTCGGGCGAGGCATCCTCGATGCGCTCGTCGACGCCGCGAGCGCGGCCGGCTACGAGCGGGTCCGGCTCGACAGCTCGGACTTCATGACGGCAGCCCACGCCCTGTACCGCTCACGGGGCTTCGCCGACATCGGACCCTACCCCGAGAGCGAGATCCCCGATCAGTTCAAGACGCACTGGGTCTTCATGGAGCGCAGGCTGGATCGAACCGGGGACGCCTGATCCGAGGCGTCGGCGACCGGCGTGCGACACGAGCACCCTTCACCTGCTGCCGAGGATCGGAGACCCGTCGGTGCTGCCCGACGTCCCGCTCATCTCCGCCATCACCCTCGCCGAGCTCTCCGTTGGCCCGCTGGTCACGGACGATGCGGCCGAGCGCGCTCGCCGCCTCGCGCACGTCCAGCAGGCCGAGGCGGACTTCGACCCGCTGCCGTTTGACGCAGCTGCCGCGCGTGCGTTCGGACA
This window encodes:
- a CDS encoding GNAT family N-acetyltransferase — translated: MPEIRDADLTQDIDAVERLWLEYLSWGNDEVEARHGFRLPVSEAVDHDLATIERFQPPDGRLVLAFEGDRAFGIGCLRRIGPDTAEIKRMYVEPDHRRAGVGRGILDALVDAASAAGYERVRLDSSDFMTAAHALYRSRGFADIGPYPESEIPDQFKTHWVFMERRLDRTGDA